A window of Marinobacter halotolerans genomic DNA:
ATCAAAGCGAGTTCATGAGCTGCTGTTTGCTGAGCACTGTTCATTCCCAAAATTGCGTCAGACGAAAGCCGTTGTAACAGAAGCGGTAAAGGACGGTCGCGAGAAAGTTTTGTCTGACCTGGTTTGTGAAAAAGCGTCCGCAATCTCCGGATACATCATTGCTGATTTTCTCAAAAAACTGGATGTCGAGGTTACTGATCAAAAGTCGACAGATCTAATGCGCAATTTCCCATTTGAGTTAGGTTCGGTGAAGCTCCTAGACGTTGATTGGGCCACGATCGACACCTACGCTGCGCTAAGACTGTTCAAGAAAAAGTATCCGTTTGACGTCGCACTGCAACACATCGATCCGTCGAATTTGCTCACTAACAACCATAAGGCGCATTCCTATGAAACTGCCCTAAGAGAGCATTTTGCTGACCGTAGCGCGAATATTGATACGCTTAGTGAGCTTAATCAGTACCTAAATCTGGTACACAAAGCGGCGACTTATATGGTCGGTCAGTACACTGGCATGCGACCGTCGGAGCTTATTGAAGTGCGCTTGGATACGCCCCTGCAAGACTCCTTTGGCGTTCCGTGCATCGTCTCATCAGTTCGAAAGCACCAGGGTTCCGAGCGAGCACTCTTTGACGATAAATGGGTTTGCATTCCAGCGATGGTTGATGCATTGAATGCAGCTCGAATTGTTTCACGCACAAGAGCAAACCCCTTCCTCTTCTCGAAAGCGGAGACCGTAGCTTTCGGTCAAGAGCCCTCCCATCTTTCGCAAAAGGGCATTAAGCACATCCTTCACGAGTATTTTAAACAGATTGTTCCCGAGGAGTATGAATCTGAATCTTTGTACCCCTATGTACTGCGACACACACTTGCCTATCAGCTGTTCAGAGCGGATTTGGGGCTGCCATTCATCAGTCACCAGCTGAAACATTTTGGGAATCTGGTAGGAGCGTTCAGCGTTGCGTCGAATAAAGGATTTTCTGAGGTGACGCTTGGCTATGGCGACATCGGAGAAAAAATCAGCAGTTCAACTGATAAGCGGAAAAGTCTCCGACACAAAGCCGAAATTGATGCGGTCAAGGCGAGCTATGACCCGGATGCAGCATACGCTGGGACAAATGCGGATGAGCACTCAGAGAGGATGATTAAGATCTTTCAAGGTTATCAAGCTGCGGGCTATTCGAAAGAGGAGATTTTCGAAGCAATGGCTGAGCAGGGAATGGCGATAACGAACGTCGGGACCGGGATGTGCTACGGGGGCAAAGCCGAGGATTTCGATGAGAGCTTGCCCTGTATCGGTGGCCTCAGATGCAATCCCGTGCGCTGCAAAAACGCGGTCGTAACCGAGGCCCATATTCCCAAATGGCGGGAAGTTTATACCGAGAATTTGAAGGTCGTTGATCAAGGAGAGGACGGCCCGAATTATGAGCAAGCGCTGGAAGGTGTGAACGAAGCGCGAATGGTTTTAGGGTCACTAGGGGCGCTGAAATGACCGAGCAAGCATTCGATGAAAAGAACGAGCAAGACTTCGATGATGTCACTGAGCGCATCAATGAGGCGCTCCTGAAAATTGCTTCTGACGCCAATATCAGCGCTACGAAGACCAAATTGGCTAGTCTTGCGGGCGTTCACAGAAATACGATTAGAAACCGAGGTTGGCCAGAAGAGAGGCTTCAGGAAATTAAAAGGCAGAGAAAAACTGAAGCAGAACAAAAGAAAAACGCTGATGCTAGCCAGCCCAAACCGGTGGAGGTGCTCACCGACAAGCTTCAGAAAGCACAGTTAGAGATCATGTATTGGTTCAAAAAACACAATGAAGTCATGAAGCTGTATGAAGGCGCCAATGAAAGCGTGAAGTACCTCGCCAAATCCAGGGATAAGTACAAGCGCGAAGTCGAAGCCTTG
This region includes:
- a CDS encoding site-specific integrase; the encoded protein is MKVQAVWDSIKSYKQLSTALIALHLEDQLDKRKADAAAVSAIREIMNLEVSSASRFEDQTWYFPEAREKAAKTLASTRFTVAFDNYQCIPKPIIFQVKLTVLMAMLLPRSEIAGGDRKHRPMAVQTVVPLFRSWLSYMNHVFSRMNHEFSSDVVGDNFQSLEAVKRSHFVEFSEGFKTSTKTARVIERVFAIFQSKRVHELLFAEHCSFPKLRQTKAVVTEAVKDGREKVLSDLVCEKASAISGYIIADFLKKLDVEVTDQKSTDLMRNFPFELGSVKLLDVDWATIDTYAALRLFKKKYPFDVALQHIDPSNLLTNNHKAHSYETALREHFADRSANIDTLSELNQYLNLVHKAATYMVGQYTGMRPSELIEVRLDTPLQDSFGVPCIVSSVRKHQGSERALFDDKWVCIPAMVDALNAARIVSRTRANPFLFSKAETVAFGQEPSHLSQKGIKHILHEYFKQIVPEEYESESLYPYVLRHTLAYQLFRADLGLPFISHQLKHFGNLVGAFSVASNKGFSEVTLGYGDIGEKISSSTDKRKSLRHKAEIDAVKASYDPDAAYAGTNADEHSERMIKIFQGYQAAGYSKEEIFEAMAEQGMAITNVGTGMCYGGKAEDFDESLPCIGGLRCNPVRCKNAVVTEAHIPKWREVYTENLKVVDQGEDGPNYEQALEGVNEARMVLGSLGALK